One region of Candidatus Desulfatibia profunda genomic DNA includes:
- a CDS encoding MFS transporter, producing the protein MDETLAAKVLRFRWLIFLVLALAYFFVYFHRLSLSVVANDLIKDFQTTASVMGFLGSVYFYCYAAMQFPAGLLSDSLGPRKSVAFFLIIASAGSIVFGLAATIRVALIGRVMVGVGVSMVFIPTMKILSQWFRTREFAFMTGILNAIGGIGVLAATWLLALITGVLGWRISFELIGAGTFVIVALVWIIVRDRPADKGWPSIPQIDHKDGEPSQVPQQIPLLEGARRVVSEKYFWPVAIWFFFDCGIFFGFGALWGGPYLMHVYGMTRSQAGAILSMIAWGMIVGSPPLGLLSDKIMKSRKKPFILCALLLVVELVFLNLFPNGLSSGVLGIWFFVFSICASSVVIIGFTLIKELFPMEMAGTSTGMVNLFPFLGGAVFMPLLGRVLDAYPKTAAGGYSLEGYKMLLLILLGASVVSLICTFLMKETYPH; encoded by the coding sequence ATGGATGAAACTCTGGCTGCAAAGGTGTTGCGCTTCAGGTGGCTGATTTTCCTGGTACTTGCCCTGGCCTATTTTTTTGTGTATTTTCATCGCCTTTCGTTGTCCGTGGTCGCCAATGATTTGATAAAGGATTTTCAAACCACCGCCAGTGTTATGGGGTTTTTGGGCTCCGTCTACTTTTACTGCTATGCCGCCATGCAGTTTCCGGCCGGACTTTTATCAGACTCCCTGGGCCCCAGAAAATCGGTAGCCTTTTTCCTGATCATCGCCTCTGCCGGAAGCATTGTTTTCGGCCTTGCAGCGACCATCCGAGTTGCGCTTATCGGCAGAGTTATGGTGGGAGTGGGTGTTTCCATGGTCTTTATCCCGACCATGAAGATCCTTTCCCAGTGGTTTCGAACACGCGAGTTTGCATTCATGACAGGTATTTTGAACGCAATCGGAGGAATAGGGGTTCTGGCAGCCACATGGCTGCTTGCGTTGATAACCGGAGTGCTCGGCTGGCGAATCTCTTTTGAGCTGATCGGTGCCGGCACCTTCGTCATCGTAGCTCTGGTCTGGATAATTGTCAGGGACCGCCCCGCGGATAAAGGCTGGCCTTCCATTCCCCAAATCGATCATAAGGATGGCGAACCCTCTCAGGTGCCGCAACAGATCCCTTTGCTGGAAGGGGCGCGCCGGGTTGTCTCTGAAAAATACTTCTGGCCGGTGGCAATTTGGTTTTTTTTCGATTGCGGGATATTTTTCGGTTTCGGAGCCCTCTGGGGCGGACCGTATCTCATGCATGTCTACGGCATGACCAGATCCCAAGCCGGGGCCATCTTGAGTATGATCGCCTGGGGCATGATTGTGGGCAGCCCTCCGCTGGGACTTTTGTCGGATAAAATTATGAAGAGCCGCAAGAAGCCTTTTATTCTCTGTGCCTTGCTGCTGGTCGTTGAGCTTGTATTTCTCAACCTTTTTCCGAACGGCCTTTCCTCCGGCGTCCTGGGTATCTGGTTCTTTGTTTTTTCCATCTGCGCGTCGTCGGTGGTCATTATCGGGTTTACCTTGATCAAGGAGCTTTTTCCGATGGAAATGGCCGGGACCTCAACCGGCATGGTAAATCTCTTTCCATTCTTGGGCGGCGCCGTATTCATGCCGCTTTTGGGCCGGGTCTTGGATGCTTATCCTAAAACAGCTGCCGGGGGCTATTCTCTGGAGGGCTACAAAATGCTCCTCCTCATCCTGCTGGGGGCTTCCGTGGTCTCGCTGATCTGTACTTTTCTGATGAAAGAGACGTATCCGCATTGA
- a CDS encoding cyclic nucleotide-binding domain-containing protein: MNAIEHFKKNSLFDKMDGDEKKRIMEKFQKITLSSGEYIFRENDPGDTLYIVEEGTVSLKKLIINDYEKTLFVATEGLVFGEFSFIDGKERSASAFAEKDSVLLSLKREDFDTFIKEHPLSGAKLYDNLLSTIVKRLRLTNEAYRDAIRWGIEATGAVTLNFQNIITENINIRVELKNSRILEGRILQLEQSDAGYELVIADQSGALTLVPYHAINSVSVP, translated from the coding sequence ATGAACGCAATAGAACACTTTAAAAAAAACAGCCTCTTTGATAAGATGGATGGGGATGAAAAAAAGCGCATTATGGAAAAATTCCAAAAAATAACGCTTTCATCCGGAGAATATATTTTCAGGGAAAATGACCCCGGCGATACGTTGTACATCGTGGAAGAAGGTACGGTTTCCTTAAAAAAACTCATTATTAACGATTATGAAAAGACGCTGTTTGTTGCCACCGAAGGGTTGGTGTTTGGAGAATTCAGTTTTATAGACGGCAAAGAACGGTCCGCTTCTGCTTTTGCGGAAAAAGATTCCGTCCTTTTAAGCTTGAAACGCGAAGATTTCGATACGTTTATCAAGGAACATCCTCTATCAGGAGCAAAACTGTATGATAACCTGCTTAGCACCATTGTAAAACGTCTGCGGCTAACAAATGAAGCCTACCGGGATGCAATCCGCTGGGGGATTGAGGCAACCGGGGCCGTAACCCTGAACTTTCAAAACATCATCACCGAAAACATAAACATTCGCGTAGAATTAAAGAACAGCCGAATCCTTGAAGGTCGAATCCTTCAGTTGGAACAAAGTGATGCCGGGTACGAGCTGGTTATTGCAGACCAGTCAGGCGCCCTCACGTTGGTACCCTATCATGCCATCAACTCTGTTTCTGTTCCTTAG